In Hippocampus zosterae strain Florida chromosome 3, ASM2543408v3, whole genome shotgun sequence, a genomic segment contains:
- the cald1b gene encoding caldesmon 1b isoform X1: MDDDFDRRMELRRQRREQMRLEAEKMGYTNDDDEEAAREERRRAREERKKMRESEDFGSGVVIGANDVTPGEASASSAMSLAAADDDQALEERLAKREERRQKRMQEAIERQKELDPSFAAANGLDESPETQADDDDDGGRPRDAKEEEKKDEGEEEEPVQEDVLDATSWKKEEDDSKKEEEEPVEVSITLASRTEDAGEAEEEEAAAPDVDEEAESEQRRREGEEEERRRKEMEEKRRIEEDRQKKEEEEERKRKEEEERQEREMEERRKKEEEEARKRELEEKRRKDEEEAEKRRRRELEEEKKRKEEQEKREMEEKERKAEEEKRQKEAEEERKKKAEEQKRRETEERKKKEEEEKRKKEAEERNKKDEEKRKKREMEEKRKKEEDDKLKRVGIKDKNAATKLNGALIENKLKKPDKLSRDDVPSTGSDVSERQEAEHKLQELQRRRNDAQSEEMEKMKLKQHHAEAELEELKRKREERKKVLGEEEKQKKQELEDKKSKEQEERKRMREEIEKRRAEAAEKKKQLEQEPVKPSFTITPKGSSKIGEKAEFLSKSAQKSVRASHAPIVSKIGSRLEQYASAVQGNKDVKSPKPLMADIPSGGTRSIKSMWESGNMSETPANKDTVSIKGNVASRMAKAAQAEKTAPPASEPPPEAAVATKPAARPDKSQPSAQPRTNDVNKQSDVGNKRNMWETKKSSTPAKVVVGVKSKFA; the protein is encoded by the exons AATGGGCTACAccaacgacgacgacgaggaggcgGCTCGGGAGGAAAGGAGACGAGCGAgggaggagaggaagaagatgagagAGTCGGAAGACTTCGGAAGCGGCGTCGTGATCGGCGCCAACGA TGTGACACCCGGCGAGGCCTCCGCTTCCTCGGCCATGAGTTTGGCGGCGGCGGACGACGACCAGGCTCTGGAGGAGCGTCTGGCCAAGAGGGAGGAGCGAAGGCAGAAGAGGATGCAGGAGGCCATCGAGAGGCAGAAGGAGTTGGACCCGAGTTTCGCTGCGGCCAACGGGCTGGACGAATCACCAGAAACTCAGGCGGACGATGACGATGACGGAGGGAGGCCGAGAGATGcgaaagaggaggagaagaaggatgagggggaggaggaagaaccAGTCCAAGAGGACGTGCTTGACGCAACCTCCTGGAAAAAGGAGGAAGATGATTcaaagaaagaggaagag GAGCCGGTAGAGGTGTCGATCACACTCGCCTCCAGAACTGAG GATGCGGGTGAagctgaggaagaggaggcggctGCTCCTGATGTTGATGAGGAAGCAGAAAGCGAGCAAAGGAGAAGGgagggagaagaggaggagcggCGGCGGAAAGAAATGGAGGAAAAGCGGAGGATAGAGGAAGATAGGCagaaaaaagaggaggaggaggagaggaagagaaaagaagaggaggagagacAAGAAAGGGAAATGgaagagaggaggaagaaggaagaggaggaagcgcGAAAGCGGGAGCTGGAGGAGAAACGCCGGAAAGACGAGGAAGAGGCGGAAAAGCGAAGACgacgggagctggaggaggagaagaaacggAAGGAGGAGCAGGAAAAACGGGAGatggaggagaaggagaggaAAGCGGAGGAGGAAAAGCGGCAGAAAGAAGccgaggaggagaggaagaaaaaggcgGAGGAGCAGAAGAGGAGAGAGACGgaagagaggaagaagaaagaagaggaggaaaaacgGAAAAAGGAAGCCGAAGAGAGGAACAAAAAAGACGAGGAGAAACGCAAAAAGAGGGAGAtggaggagaagaggaagaaagaggAG GATGACAAGCTAAAGAGAGTGGGGATCAAAGATAAG AATGCAGCGACCAAACTAAATGGAGCACTCATCGAGAATAAACTGAAAAAACCTGACAAGCTATCCAG GGACGACGTACCCTCGACGGGGTCGGACGTCTCCGAGCGGCAGGAGGCCGAGCACAAACTGCAGGAGCTCCAGAGACGGCGGAACGACGCGCAGAGCGAGGAGATGGAGAAGATGAAACTGAAGCAGCACCACGCCGAGGCTGAGCTGGAGGAGCTGAAGAGGAAGAGGGAGGAGAGGAAGAAGGTCCTTggggaggaggagaagcagaagaagcaagagctggaggacaaaaaaagcaaagagcaG gaggagaggaagaggatgagggagGAGATTGAGAAGAGGAGAGCGGAGGCTGCGGAGAAGAAGAAACAGCTGGAGCAAGAACCCGTGAAGCCCTCGTTCACCATCACCCCCAAAGGTTCATCCAAG ATCGGGGAGAAGGCGGAATTCTTGAGCAAGTCGGCGCAGAAAAG CGTGAGAGCGTCGCACGCCCCCATCGTCTCCAAGATCGGAAGCAGACTCGAACAGTACGCCTCGGCCGTACAG GGGAACAAAGATGTGAAATCTCCCAAACCTCTCATGGCTGACATCCCCTCAGGGGGCACGCGTAGCATCAAGAGCATGTGGGAGAGTGGCAACATGTCCGAGACTCCAGCAAATAAG gATACGGTGTCTATCAAAGGAAACGTCGCCAGCCGGATGGCGAAAGCCGCACAGGCCGAGAAGACGGCGCCTCCCGCGTCAGAACCGCCACCAGAGGCAGCGGTGGCGACAAAGCCTGCAGCGAGGCCCGATAAATCCCAGCCTTCTGCACAACCACGCACAAAT GATGTGAATAAGCAAAGTGACGTTGGGAACAAACGCAACATGTGGGAGACCAAGAAGAGTTCCACGCCAGCCAAa GTGGTGGTTGGAGTCAAAAGCAAATTTGCCTAA
- the cald1b gene encoding caldesmon 1b isoform X2: MDDDFDRRMELRRQRREQMRLEAEKMGYTNDDDEEAAREERRRAREERKKMRESEDFGSGVVIGANDVTPGEASASSAMSLAAADDDQALEERLAKREERRQKRMQEAIERQKELDPSFAAANGLDESPETQADDDDDGGRPRDAKEEEKKDEGEEEEPVQEDVLDATSWKKEEDDSKKEEEEPVEVSITLASRTEDAGEAEEEEAAAPDVDEEAESEQRRREGEEEERRRKEMEEKRRIEEDRQKKEEEEERKRKEEEERQEREMEERRKKEEEEARKRELEEKRRKDEEEAEKRRRRELEEEKKRKEEQEKREMEEKERKAEEEKRQKEAEEERKKKAEEQKRRETEERKKKEEEEKRKKEAEERNKKDEEKRKKREMEEKRKKEENAATKLNGALIENKLKKPDKLSRDDVPSTGSDVSERQEAEHKLQELQRRRNDAQSEEMEKMKLKQHHAEAELEELKRKREERKKVLGEEEKQKKQELEDKKSKEQEERKRMREEIEKRRAEAAEKKKQLEQEPVKPSFTITPKGSSKIGEKAEFLSKSAQKSVRASHAPIVSKIGSRLEQYASAVQGNKDVKSPKPLMADIPSGGTRSIKSMWESGNMSETPANKDTVSIKGNVASRMAKAAQAEKTAPPASEPPPEAAVATKPAARPDKSQPSAQPRTNDVNKQSDVGNKRNMWETKKSSTPAKVVVGVKSKFA, translated from the exons AATGGGCTACAccaacgacgacgacgaggaggcgGCTCGGGAGGAAAGGAGACGAGCGAgggaggagaggaagaagatgagagAGTCGGAAGACTTCGGAAGCGGCGTCGTGATCGGCGCCAACGA TGTGACACCCGGCGAGGCCTCCGCTTCCTCGGCCATGAGTTTGGCGGCGGCGGACGACGACCAGGCTCTGGAGGAGCGTCTGGCCAAGAGGGAGGAGCGAAGGCAGAAGAGGATGCAGGAGGCCATCGAGAGGCAGAAGGAGTTGGACCCGAGTTTCGCTGCGGCCAACGGGCTGGACGAATCACCAGAAACTCAGGCGGACGATGACGATGACGGAGGGAGGCCGAGAGATGcgaaagaggaggagaagaaggatgagggggaggaggaagaaccAGTCCAAGAGGACGTGCTTGACGCAACCTCCTGGAAAAAGGAGGAAGATGATTcaaagaaagaggaagag GAGCCGGTAGAGGTGTCGATCACACTCGCCTCCAGAACTGAG GATGCGGGTGAagctgaggaagaggaggcggctGCTCCTGATGTTGATGAGGAAGCAGAAAGCGAGCAAAGGAGAAGGgagggagaagaggaggagcggCGGCGGAAAGAAATGGAGGAAAAGCGGAGGATAGAGGAAGATAGGCagaaaaaagaggaggaggaggagaggaagagaaaagaagaggaggagagacAAGAAAGGGAAATGgaagagaggaggaagaaggaagaggaggaagcgcGAAAGCGGGAGCTGGAGGAGAAACGCCGGAAAGACGAGGAAGAGGCGGAAAAGCGAAGACgacgggagctggaggaggagaagaaacggAAGGAGGAGCAGGAAAAACGGGAGatggaggagaaggagaggaAAGCGGAGGAGGAAAAGCGGCAGAAAGAAGccgaggaggagaggaagaaaaaggcgGAGGAGCAGAAGAGGAGAGAGACGgaagagaggaagaagaaagaagaggaggaaaaacgGAAAAAGGAAGCCGAAGAGAGGAACAAAAAAGACGAGGAGAAACGCAAAAAGAGGGAGAtggaggagaagaggaagaaagaggAG AATGCAGCGACCAAACTAAATGGAGCACTCATCGAGAATAAACTGAAAAAACCTGACAAGCTATCCAG GGACGACGTACCCTCGACGGGGTCGGACGTCTCCGAGCGGCAGGAGGCCGAGCACAAACTGCAGGAGCTCCAGAGACGGCGGAACGACGCGCAGAGCGAGGAGATGGAGAAGATGAAACTGAAGCAGCACCACGCCGAGGCTGAGCTGGAGGAGCTGAAGAGGAAGAGGGAGGAGAGGAAGAAGGTCCTTggggaggaggagaagcagaagaagcaagagctggaggacaaaaaaagcaaagagcaG gaggagaggaagaggatgagggagGAGATTGAGAAGAGGAGAGCGGAGGCTGCGGAGAAGAAGAAACAGCTGGAGCAAGAACCCGTGAAGCCCTCGTTCACCATCACCCCCAAAGGTTCATCCAAG ATCGGGGAGAAGGCGGAATTCTTGAGCAAGTCGGCGCAGAAAAG CGTGAGAGCGTCGCACGCCCCCATCGTCTCCAAGATCGGAAGCAGACTCGAACAGTACGCCTCGGCCGTACAG GGGAACAAAGATGTGAAATCTCCCAAACCTCTCATGGCTGACATCCCCTCAGGGGGCACGCGTAGCATCAAGAGCATGTGGGAGAGTGGCAACATGTCCGAGACTCCAGCAAATAAG gATACGGTGTCTATCAAAGGAAACGTCGCCAGCCGGATGGCGAAAGCCGCACAGGCCGAGAAGACGGCGCCTCCCGCGTCAGAACCGCCACCAGAGGCAGCGGTGGCGACAAAGCCTGCAGCGAGGCCCGATAAATCCCAGCCTTCTGCACAACCACGCACAAAT GATGTGAATAAGCAAAGTGACGTTGGGAACAAACGCAACATGTGGGAGACCAAGAAGAGTTCCACGCCAGCCAAa GTGGTGGTTGGAGTCAAAAGCAAATTTGCCTAA
- the cald1b gene encoding caldesmon 1b isoform X3, with protein sequence MDDDFDRRMELRRQRREQMRLEAEKMGYTNDDDEEAAREERRRAREERKKMRESEDFGSGVVIGANDVTPGEASASSAMSLAAADDDQALEERLAKREERRQKRMQEAIERQKELDPSFAAANGLDESPETQADDDDDGGRPRDAKEEEKKDEGEEEEPVQEDVLDATSWKKEEDDSKKEEEDAGEAEEEEAAAPDVDEEAESEQRRREGEEEERRRKEMEEKRRIEEDRQKKEEEEERKRKEEEERQEREMEERRKKEEEEARKRELEEKRRKDEEEAEKRRRRELEEEKKRKEEQEKREMEEKERKAEEEKRQKEAEEERKKKAEEQKRRETEERKKKEEEEKRKKEAEERNKKDEEKRKKREMEEKRKKEEDDKLKRVGIKDKNAATKLNGALIENKLKKPDKLSRDDVPSTGSDVSERQEAEHKLQELQRRRNDAQSEEMEKMKLKQHHAEAELEELKRKREERKKVLGEEEKQKKQELEDKKSKEQEERKRMREEIEKRRAEAAEKKKQLEQEPVKPSFTITPKGSSKIGEKAEFLSKSAQKSVRASHAPIVSKIGSRLEQYASAVQGNKDVKSPKPLMADIPSGGTRSIKSMWESGNMSETPANKDTVSIKGNVASRMAKAAQAEKTAPPASEPPPEAAVATKPAARPDKSQPSAQPRTNDVNKQSDVGNKRNMWETKKSSTPAKVVVGVKSKFA encoded by the exons AATGGGCTACAccaacgacgacgacgaggaggcgGCTCGGGAGGAAAGGAGACGAGCGAgggaggagaggaagaagatgagagAGTCGGAAGACTTCGGAAGCGGCGTCGTGATCGGCGCCAACGA TGTGACACCCGGCGAGGCCTCCGCTTCCTCGGCCATGAGTTTGGCGGCGGCGGACGACGACCAGGCTCTGGAGGAGCGTCTGGCCAAGAGGGAGGAGCGAAGGCAGAAGAGGATGCAGGAGGCCATCGAGAGGCAGAAGGAGTTGGACCCGAGTTTCGCTGCGGCCAACGGGCTGGACGAATCACCAGAAACTCAGGCGGACGATGACGATGACGGAGGGAGGCCGAGAGATGcgaaagaggaggagaagaaggatgagggggaggaggaagaaccAGTCCAAGAGGACGTGCTTGACGCAACCTCCTGGAAAAAGGAGGAAGATGATTcaaagaaagaggaagag GATGCGGGTGAagctgaggaagaggaggcggctGCTCCTGATGTTGATGAGGAAGCAGAAAGCGAGCAAAGGAGAAGGgagggagaagaggaggagcggCGGCGGAAAGAAATGGAGGAAAAGCGGAGGATAGAGGAAGATAGGCagaaaaaagaggaggaggaggagaggaagagaaaagaagaggaggagagacAAGAAAGGGAAATGgaagagaggaggaagaaggaagaggaggaagcgcGAAAGCGGGAGCTGGAGGAGAAACGCCGGAAAGACGAGGAAGAGGCGGAAAAGCGAAGACgacgggagctggaggaggagaagaaacggAAGGAGGAGCAGGAAAAACGGGAGatggaggagaaggagaggaAAGCGGAGGAGGAAAAGCGGCAGAAAGAAGccgaggaggagaggaagaaaaaggcgGAGGAGCAGAAGAGGAGAGAGACGgaagagaggaagaagaaagaagaggaggaaaaacgGAAAAAGGAAGCCGAAGAGAGGAACAAAAAAGACGAGGAGAAACGCAAAAAGAGGGAGAtggaggagaagaggaagaaagaggAG GATGACAAGCTAAAGAGAGTGGGGATCAAAGATAAG AATGCAGCGACCAAACTAAATGGAGCACTCATCGAGAATAAACTGAAAAAACCTGACAAGCTATCCAG GGACGACGTACCCTCGACGGGGTCGGACGTCTCCGAGCGGCAGGAGGCCGAGCACAAACTGCAGGAGCTCCAGAGACGGCGGAACGACGCGCAGAGCGAGGAGATGGAGAAGATGAAACTGAAGCAGCACCACGCCGAGGCTGAGCTGGAGGAGCTGAAGAGGAAGAGGGAGGAGAGGAAGAAGGTCCTTggggaggaggagaagcagaagaagcaagagctggaggacaaaaaaagcaaagagcaG gaggagaggaagaggatgagggagGAGATTGAGAAGAGGAGAGCGGAGGCTGCGGAGAAGAAGAAACAGCTGGAGCAAGAACCCGTGAAGCCCTCGTTCACCATCACCCCCAAAGGTTCATCCAAG ATCGGGGAGAAGGCGGAATTCTTGAGCAAGTCGGCGCAGAAAAG CGTGAGAGCGTCGCACGCCCCCATCGTCTCCAAGATCGGAAGCAGACTCGAACAGTACGCCTCGGCCGTACAG GGGAACAAAGATGTGAAATCTCCCAAACCTCTCATGGCTGACATCCCCTCAGGGGGCACGCGTAGCATCAAGAGCATGTGGGAGAGTGGCAACATGTCCGAGACTCCAGCAAATAAG gATACGGTGTCTATCAAAGGAAACGTCGCCAGCCGGATGGCGAAAGCCGCACAGGCCGAGAAGACGGCGCCTCCCGCGTCAGAACCGCCACCAGAGGCAGCGGTGGCGACAAAGCCTGCAGCGAGGCCCGATAAATCCCAGCCTTCTGCACAACCACGCACAAAT GATGTGAATAAGCAAAGTGACGTTGGGAACAAACGCAACATGTGGGAGACCAAGAAGAGTTCCACGCCAGCCAAa GTGGTGGTTGGAGTCAAAAGCAAATTTGCCTAA
- the tnnt2d gene encoding troponin T2d, cardiac: MSNIVAPKIPDGEKVDFDDIHRKRQEKDLSELQSLIDAHFIQRKKEEEELVALVNRIEKRRAERAEQQRIRTEMEKERQARLAEEKERREQEEQRKKHDEDAKKKKVLSSMTQQYGAGQKSEKKGKKQTEREKKKKILADRRKPLNIDHLSDDKLKEKANELWQWLMQLETEKYDLNDKFKRQKCDINLLLVRVQDHQR, translated from the exons ATGTCAAACATTGTTGCCCCAAAGATCCCAGATGGCGAGAAAGTGGATTTTGAT GACATCCACAGGAAGCGTCAAGAGAAAGATCTGTCCGAGCTGCAGTCGCTCATCGATGCTCACTTCATCCAGAggaagaaggaggaagaggagctcgTCGCCCTCGTCAACAGAATT GAAAAGCGTCGTGCCGAGAGAGCGGAGCAGCAAAGGATCCGAACTGAGATGGAGAAAGAGAGGCAGGCCAGGCTTGCC gaggagaaggagcgaAGAGAGCAGGAGGAGCAGCGCAAGAAGCATGACGAAGacgccaagaagaagaaggtccTCTCCAGCATGACTCAGCAGTACGGCGCCGGACAGAAG AGTGAAAAGAAAGGCAAAaagcagacagagagagagaaaaagaagaagattctggcagatcgcaggaagCCGCTCAACATCGACCACTTAAGTGATGACAAGCTCAA ggaGAAGGCTAACGAGCTGTGGCAGTGGCTGATGCAACTGGAGACGGAGAAGTACGATCTCAACGACAAGTTCAAAAGGCAGAAGTGTGAC ATCAACCTCCTCCTTGTCCGTGTGCAGGATCACCAGAGGTAA